In Gemmatimonadaceae bacterium, the genomic window CTTGCCCTCTCACCCGGATCATGCCGTGGCCAAGCGCACGCTCGACGGGTTCGGCGGCATGCTGGCGTTGGAACTCGGTGGCGGCGCGCGCGCCGTGGACCGCATGCTCCGCCGGTTGCGGCTGTTCCAGCACGCGCCGAGCCTGGGCGGAGTCGACTCCCTGGTCTCGGAGCCGCGCCACACCTCGCACGCCGCCGTTCCGGCCGACGAGCGCGCCCGAGCGGGAATTGCCGATGGATTCGTGCGGCTGAGCATCGGCATCGAGAGTGCCGACGACCTCATCGCGGACCTCGACCAGGCGTTGCGTTGACCGCCACCGAATCGGTCGGGGTGATCCGGTTCGAGCGGGTCACGAAGGAGTACCCGAGGTCAGGCATGGCGCTCAAGGAAGTGTCGCTCCGCGTGGCCCGAGGGGAATTCCTGTTCCTCACCGGCCCCAGCGGCGCCGGCAAGAGCACGATCCTGCGCCTCACCTACTTCAACGAGCGGCCGACCAGCGGCATCGTGCGCGTGAGCGGCGTGAATTCCGAGCACGCCTCGCGCCGCGAGATCTCCAAGCTGCGCCGCCGCCTCGGCATCGTGTTCCAGGATTTCCGGCTGCTCGAGGAGCGCACGGCCGAGGCCAACGTGGCGTTCGCCCTCGAGGTCACCGGCACGCCACGCGCCCAGATCGGCCCCAAGGTGAGCCGCGTGCTCACCCAGGTCGGGCTGGCCTCCAAGTCCACCGCCTACCCGAAGGAACTCTCCGGCGGCGAACAGCAGCGCGTGGCCATCGCCCGCGCCCTGGTGAACGATCCCTTCGTGCTCATCGCCGACGAACCGACCGGCAACCTGGACGAGCGCGCCACGCGGGGCGTGTTCCAACTGCTGCGCGAGATCAACGCCGCTGGCACCGCGATCGTCATGGCCACGCACGATCTCGACCTCGTGCGCAGCACCGACTATCGCACGATCGAACTCAACCGCGGCCAGATCGTGTACGACTCGACCGACACGCCGGAGCCCGCCGCGTGAGACGTACCGTGCGCGATGCCTCGGCCGCCGTCGGCCGCGCTCCCCTGCTGAGCGCGCTCAGCATCACCACCATCGCGTTCTCGTTGTTCGCCTTCGGCCTGTTCGGGCTCGTGGCGCTCAACATCCGCGCCGCGCTTCAGCAGGTGGAAGCGCGTGTGGAGATCCGCGCCTTCGTAGCTGACGGCACCGACGCCCAGGCGCTGGCCGCCGCGGCGGGCGACATCGGCGCGTTTCCCGAAGTGCAGAGCGTGGACATCGTTTCCAAGGATCAGGCGCTGACCCGCGCCCGCCGTGAACTCCCGGAGTTTTCCGACGTATTCGAATCGGGCGTGCTGCCGGCGTCCATCGACGTCAGGCTCAAGCCGGGATTCCGCGACCCCGCCACCGTGGACAGCGTGGCTCAGCGGCTCAAGAGCTACCCGTTCGTGGACGACGTTCGCTACGGTGAGGACTGGCTGGTGCAACTGTACCGGCTGCGCAATATCGC contains:
- the ftsE gene encoding cell division ATP-binding protein FtsE, translating into MTATESVGVIRFERVTKEYPRSGMALKEVSLRVARGEFLFLTGPSGAGKSTILRLTYFNERPTSGIVRVSGVNSEHASRREISKLRRRLGIVFQDFRLLEERTAEANVAFALEVTGTPRAQIGPKVSRVLTQVGLASKSTAYPKELSGGEQQRVAIARALVNDPFVLIADEPTGNLDERATRGVFQLLREINAAGTAIVMATHDLDLVRSTDYRTIELNRGQIVYDSTDTPEPAA
- a CDS encoding permease-like cell division protein FtsX; the encoded protein is MRRTVRDASAAVGRAPLLSALSITTIAFSLFAFGLFGLVALNIRAALQQVEARVEIRAFVADGTDAQALAAAAGDIGAFPEVQSVDIVSKDQALTRARRELPEFSDVFESGVLPASIDVRLKPGFRDPATVDSVAQRLKSYPFVDDVRYGEDWLVQLYRLRNIAGVAGLVLGFAFAAVAVIIIGATIRMAVLARAEEISIMRLVGATDGFIRRPFLLEGFAKGVAGGLLALFLTWTGMHLIDRYLHFHTVFFSPWMAALGVAAGALLGVLGSAVAVGRHLRAL